Proteins from a single region of Parambassis ranga chromosome 16, fParRan2.1, whole genome shotgun sequence:
- the nr4a3 gene encoding nuclear receptor subfamily 4 group A member 3 isoform X1 → MNPEQANAVVHRKNDGLEALAQTAFIKVVTFVGTGSEERVQPSSEPRRSDTPSVTPAESSTLQEPCPGRSHATPKSRTPSTIQREALSPDMPCVQAQYGPAPPGSAYSGQSFSYQGDSYSSDLMTPDYTKLDLGGGEISAAATTSLPSFNVFVEGSYEPKSSCLYQMPTHRPTIKKEEESYPTAPPLEAMSSSTMYFKQSPPSTPTTPSLPPQPGTSFLWEEHSLAPPSHPHALGSGLETGLKSPRFPHFYQHSPPHSSGSGYESLGGGLVRTSSSSSSSSSSVSHPHGPPLEQPMYQLHRGAGGSSLAFRSLALGPCGPLLGDSLPSPPPRGPQGEGTCAVCGDNAACQHYGVRTCEGCKGFFKRTVQKNAKYVCLASKNCPVDKRRRNRCQYCRFQKCLSVGMVKEVVRTDSLKGRRGRLPSKPKSPLQTETSPPSPPLSLLSALLRAYSHCTPRDLDYSQFSAADPPSSSSDAEHIQLFYRLLTISMETTQRWADRLPGFSELQRDDQNLLIDSAFLELFVLRLAHRSMLSEDKLVFCNGLVLHRFQCLRGFGEWLDSIRDFSTHLQSLNLDASAFACLAALVLLTEQVPGLKDSKRVEELQNKVICCLRDHLGCGPSSSSSKAAPPLSRILGLRAELRSQRTQGLQRIFYLKLEDLVPPPPLIDRFLDTLPY, encoded by the exons ATGAACCCTGAGCAGGCGAATGCGGTGGTTCACAGGAAAAACGATGGCCTGGAGGCACTGGCGCAGACTGCTTTTATAAAAGTTGTCACTTTTGTAG GCACAGGTTCGGAAGAGCGCGTCCAGCCGAGCTCGGAGCCCCGGCGATCGGATACTCCCTCTGTGACGCCCGCCGAGTCCTCCACGCTCCAGGAGCCCTGTCCCGGCCGCAGCCACGCCACCCCTAAATCCCGGACACCCAGCACCATTCAGCGCGAAGCTCTTTCACCAG ACATGCCCTGTGTGCAGGCTCAGTACGGGCCCGCCCCTCCAGGCTCAGCGTACTCTGGCCAGTCCTTCAGTTACCAGGGTGACAGCTACAGCTCTGACCTCATGACGCCTGACTACACCAAGCTGGATCTTGGTGGGGGCGAGATCTCTGCTGCCGCCACCACCTCCCTCCCCAGCTTCAATGTCTTTGTGGAGGGCAGCTATGAGCCCAAGTCCTCCTGCCTCTACCAGATGCCTACACACAGGCCAACTAtcaaaaaggaggaggagagctacCCGACTGCCCCACCACTGGAGgccatgtcctcctccaccatgTACTTTAAACAGTCCCCCCCTTCCACTCCCACCACCCCATCTCTGCCACCCCAACCTGGTACCTCTTTCCTTTGGGAGGAGCACTCCTTGGCTCCTCCATCACACCCTCATGCTCTGGGCTCCGGCCTGGAGACGGGCCTCAAGTCCCCTCGCTTTCCACATTTCTACCAGCATTCACCCCCCCACAGCAGTGGCAGTGGCTATGAGAGTCTAGGAGGAGGACTGGTTCgcacctcttcctcttcatcctcctcctcgtcaTCAGTCTCCCATCCTCACGGTCCACCCCTGGAGCAGCCCATGTATCAGCTGCACCGTGGGGCTGGAGGCAGCAGCCTTGCCTTCCGCTCCCTGGCTCTTGGGCCTTGTGGCCCTCTACTAGGAGACAGCCTCCCCTCACCTCCCCCACGCGGGCCCCAAGGTGAAGGAACCTGTGCAGTGTGTGGGGACAATGCAGCCTGCCAGCACTACGGCGTGCGCACCTGTGAGGGATGCAAGGGCTTCTTCAag CGCACCGTGCAGAAAAACGCCAAGTATGTCTGTCTGGCCAGTAAGAACTGTCCGGTGGACAAGAGGAGGCGCAACCGCTGCCAGTACTGCCGCTTTCAGAAGTGTCTGAGTGTGGGCATGGTGAAGGAAG TGGTACGTACTGATAGCTTGAAGGGGCGCAGAGGCCGTCTGCCTTCCAAACCAAAGAGccccctgcagacagagacGTCTCCTCCGTCTCCACCCCTCagcctgctctctgctctgctcaggGCTTACTCCCACTGCACACCACGTGACCTTGACTACAGCCAG TTCAGTGCTGCCGAccctccgtcctcctcctcagatgcAGAGCATATCCAGCTCTTCTACAGGCTGCTCACCATCTCAATGGAGACCACACAGCGCTGGGCTGACCGGCTGCCCGGCTTCTCTGAACTGCAGCGCGATGATCAGAACCTGCTCATAGACTCGGCCTTCCTGGAGCTGTTTGTCCTGCGATTGGCTCACAG GTCGATGCTGTCAGAGGATAAGCTGGTGTTCTGTAACGGCTTGGTGCTGCACAGGTTCCAGTGCCTTCGTGGGTTCGGAGAGTGGCTGGACTCCATTCGAGACTTCTCCACCCACCTCCAGAGCCTAAACCTGGATGCCTCTGCCTTTGCTTGCCTGGCTGCCCTTGTACTGCTCACAG AGCAGGTCCCGGGTCTGAAGGACTCAAAGagggtggaggagctgcagaataAGGTCATATGTTGTCTCAGAGACCACCTGGGTTGTGGCCCATCTTCTTCCTCGTCCAAGGCAGCACCTCCTCTGAGTCGTATTCTGGGTTTAAGGGCAGAACTGCGTTCTCAGAGGACCCAGGGCCTTCAGAGAATCTTCTACCTGAAGCTGGAGGACCTGGTACCACCCCCACCCTTGATTGACAGGTTCCTGGACACTCTGCCCTACTGA
- the nr4a3 gene encoding nuclear receptor subfamily 4 group A member 3 isoform X2, which produces MNKRTQLLEQLQFVQLKCTPRDMPCVQAQYGPAPPGSAYSGQSFSYQGDSYSSDLMTPDYTKLDLGGGEISAAATTSLPSFNVFVEGSYEPKSSCLYQMPTHRPTIKKEEESYPTAPPLEAMSSSTMYFKQSPPSTPTTPSLPPQPGTSFLWEEHSLAPPSHPHALGSGLETGLKSPRFPHFYQHSPPHSSGSGYESLGGGLVRTSSSSSSSSSSVSHPHGPPLEQPMYQLHRGAGGSSLAFRSLALGPCGPLLGDSLPSPPPRGPQGEGTCAVCGDNAACQHYGVRTCEGCKGFFKRTVQKNAKYVCLASKNCPVDKRRRNRCQYCRFQKCLSVGMVKEVVRTDSLKGRRGRLPSKPKSPLQTETSPPSPPLSLLSALLRAYSHCTPRDLDYSQFSAADPPSSSSDAEHIQLFYRLLTISMETTQRWADRLPGFSELQRDDQNLLIDSAFLELFVLRLAHRSMLSEDKLVFCNGLVLHRFQCLRGFGEWLDSIRDFSTHLQSLNLDASAFACLAALVLLTEQVPGLKDSKRVEELQNKVICCLRDHLGCGPSSSSSKAAPPLSRILGLRAELRSQRTQGLQRIFYLKLEDLVPPPPLIDRFLDTLPY; this is translated from the exons ATGAACAAGCGCACTCAGTTATTggaacagctgcagtttgtccaGTTGAAATGCACACCTCGAG ACATGCCCTGTGTGCAGGCTCAGTACGGGCCCGCCCCTCCAGGCTCAGCGTACTCTGGCCAGTCCTTCAGTTACCAGGGTGACAGCTACAGCTCTGACCTCATGACGCCTGACTACACCAAGCTGGATCTTGGTGGGGGCGAGATCTCTGCTGCCGCCACCACCTCCCTCCCCAGCTTCAATGTCTTTGTGGAGGGCAGCTATGAGCCCAAGTCCTCCTGCCTCTACCAGATGCCTACACACAGGCCAACTAtcaaaaaggaggaggagagctacCCGACTGCCCCACCACTGGAGgccatgtcctcctccaccatgTACTTTAAACAGTCCCCCCCTTCCACTCCCACCACCCCATCTCTGCCACCCCAACCTGGTACCTCTTTCCTTTGGGAGGAGCACTCCTTGGCTCCTCCATCACACCCTCATGCTCTGGGCTCCGGCCTGGAGACGGGCCTCAAGTCCCCTCGCTTTCCACATTTCTACCAGCATTCACCCCCCCACAGCAGTGGCAGTGGCTATGAGAGTCTAGGAGGAGGACTGGTTCgcacctcttcctcttcatcctcctcctcgtcaTCAGTCTCCCATCCTCACGGTCCACCCCTGGAGCAGCCCATGTATCAGCTGCACCGTGGGGCTGGAGGCAGCAGCCTTGCCTTCCGCTCCCTGGCTCTTGGGCCTTGTGGCCCTCTACTAGGAGACAGCCTCCCCTCACCTCCCCCACGCGGGCCCCAAGGTGAAGGAACCTGTGCAGTGTGTGGGGACAATGCAGCCTGCCAGCACTACGGCGTGCGCACCTGTGAGGGATGCAAGGGCTTCTTCAag CGCACCGTGCAGAAAAACGCCAAGTATGTCTGTCTGGCCAGTAAGAACTGTCCGGTGGACAAGAGGAGGCGCAACCGCTGCCAGTACTGCCGCTTTCAGAAGTGTCTGAGTGTGGGCATGGTGAAGGAAG TGGTACGTACTGATAGCTTGAAGGGGCGCAGAGGCCGTCTGCCTTCCAAACCAAAGAGccccctgcagacagagacGTCTCCTCCGTCTCCACCCCTCagcctgctctctgctctgctcaggGCTTACTCCCACTGCACACCACGTGACCTTGACTACAGCCAG TTCAGTGCTGCCGAccctccgtcctcctcctcagatgcAGAGCATATCCAGCTCTTCTACAGGCTGCTCACCATCTCAATGGAGACCACACAGCGCTGGGCTGACCGGCTGCCCGGCTTCTCTGAACTGCAGCGCGATGATCAGAACCTGCTCATAGACTCGGCCTTCCTGGAGCTGTTTGTCCTGCGATTGGCTCACAG GTCGATGCTGTCAGAGGATAAGCTGGTGTTCTGTAACGGCTTGGTGCTGCACAGGTTCCAGTGCCTTCGTGGGTTCGGAGAGTGGCTGGACTCCATTCGAGACTTCTCCACCCACCTCCAGAGCCTAAACCTGGATGCCTCTGCCTTTGCTTGCCTGGCTGCCCTTGTACTGCTCACAG AGCAGGTCCCGGGTCTGAAGGACTCAAAGagggtggaggagctgcagaataAGGTCATATGTTGTCTCAGAGACCACCTGGGTTGTGGCCCATCTTCTTCCTCGTCCAAGGCAGCACCTCCTCTGAGTCGTATTCTGGGTTTAAGGGCAGAACTGCGTTCTCAGAGGACCCAGGGCCTTCAGAGAATCTTCTACCTGAAGCTGGAGGACCTGGTACCACCCCCACCCTTGATTGACAGGTTCCTGGACACTCTGCCCTACTGA
- the nr4a3 gene encoding nuclear receptor subfamily 4 group A member 3 isoform X3, producing the protein MPCVQAQYGPAPPGSAYSGQSFSYQGDSYSSDLMTPDYTKLDLGGGEISAAATTSLPSFNVFVEGSYEPKSSCLYQMPTHRPTIKKEEESYPTAPPLEAMSSSTMYFKQSPPSTPTTPSLPPQPGTSFLWEEHSLAPPSHPHALGSGLETGLKSPRFPHFYQHSPPHSSGSGYESLGGGLVRTSSSSSSSSSSVSHPHGPPLEQPMYQLHRGAGGSSLAFRSLALGPCGPLLGDSLPSPPPRGPQGEGTCAVCGDNAACQHYGVRTCEGCKGFFKRTVQKNAKYVCLASKNCPVDKRRRNRCQYCRFQKCLSVGMVKEVVRTDSLKGRRGRLPSKPKSPLQTETSPPSPPLSLLSALLRAYSHCTPRDLDYSQFSAADPPSSSSDAEHIQLFYRLLTISMETTQRWADRLPGFSELQRDDQNLLIDSAFLELFVLRLAHRSMLSEDKLVFCNGLVLHRFQCLRGFGEWLDSIRDFSTHLQSLNLDASAFACLAALVLLTEQVPGLKDSKRVEELQNKVICCLRDHLGCGPSSSSSKAAPPLSRILGLRAELRSQRTQGLQRIFYLKLEDLVPPPPLIDRFLDTLPY; encoded by the exons ATGCCCTGTGTGCAGGCTCAGTACGGGCCCGCCCCTCCAGGCTCAGCGTACTCTGGCCAGTCCTTCAGTTACCAGGGTGACAGCTACAGCTCTGACCTCATGACGCCTGACTACACCAAGCTGGATCTTGGTGGGGGCGAGATCTCTGCTGCCGCCACCACCTCCCTCCCCAGCTTCAATGTCTTTGTGGAGGGCAGCTATGAGCCCAAGTCCTCCTGCCTCTACCAGATGCCTACACACAGGCCAACTAtcaaaaaggaggaggagagctacCCGACTGCCCCACCACTGGAGgccatgtcctcctccaccatgTACTTTAAACAGTCCCCCCCTTCCACTCCCACCACCCCATCTCTGCCACCCCAACCTGGTACCTCTTTCCTTTGGGAGGAGCACTCCTTGGCTCCTCCATCACACCCTCATGCTCTGGGCTCCGGCCTGGAGACGGGCCTCAAGTCCCCTCGCTTTCCACATTTCTACCAGCATTCACCCCCCCACAGCAGTGGCAGTGGCTATGAGAGTCTAGGAGGAGGACTGGTTCgcacctcttcctcttcatcctcctcctcgtcaTCAGTCTCCCATCCTCACGGTCCACCCCTGGAGCAGCCCATGTATCAGCTGCACCGTGGGGCTGGAGGCAGCAGCCTTGCCTTCCGCTCCCTGGCTCTTGGGCCTTGTGGCCCTCTACTAGGAGACAGCCTCCCCTCACCTCCCCCACGCGGGCCCCAAGGTGAAGGAACCTGTGCAGTGTGTGGGGACAATGCAGCCTGCCAGCACTACGGCGTGCGCACCTGTGAGGGATGCAAGGGCTTCTTCAag CGCACCGTGCAGAAAAACGCCAAGTATGTCTGTCTGGCCAGTAAGAACTGTCCGGTGGACAAGAGGAGGCGCAACCGCTGCCAGTACTGCCGCTTTCAGAAGTGTCTGAGTGTGGGCATGGTGAAGGAAG TGGTACGTACTGATAGCTTGAAGGGGCGCAGAGGCCGTCTGCCTTCCAAACCAAAGAGccccctgcagacagagacGTCTCCTCCGTCTCCACCCCTCagcctgctctctgctctgctcaggGCTTACTCCCACTGCACACCACGTGACCTTGACTACAGCCAG TTCAGTGCTGCCGAccctccgtcctcctcctcagatgcAGAGCATATCCAGCTCTTCTACAGGCTGCTCACCATCTCAATGGAGACCACACAGCGCTGGGCTGACCGGCTGCCCGGCTTCTCTGAACTGCAGCGCGATGATCAGAACCTGCTCATAGACTCGGCCTTCCTGGAGCTGTTTGTCCTGCGATTGGCTCACAG GTCGATGCTGTCAGAGGATAAGCTGGTGTTCTGTAACGGCTTGGTGCTGCACAGGTTCCAGTGCCTTCGTGGGTTCGGAGAGTGGCTGGACTCCATTCGAGACTTCTCCACCCACCTCCAGAGCCTAAACCTGGATGCCTCTGCCTTTGCTTGCCTGGCTGCCCTTGTACTGCTCACAG AGCAGGTCCCGGGTCTGAAGGACTCAAAGagggtggaggagctgcagaataAGGTCATATGTTGTCTCAGAGACCACCTGGGTTGTGGCCCATCTTCTTCCTCGTCCAAGGCAGCACCTCCTCTGAGTCGTATTCTGGGTTTAAGGGCAGAACTGCGTTCTCAGAGGACCCAGGGCCTTCAGAGAATCTTCTACCTGAAGCTGGAGGACCTGGTACCACCCCCACCCTTGATTGACAGGTTCCTGGACACTCTGCCCTACTGA